In Candidatus Jettenia caeni, the DNA window ATACCTGTTTCAGACGAAGGCGGGAGATGTGTTTACCCTTATGTCTTCCGGAACGGGCGCTATGGAGGCGTGCGTTGCGAATGTTTTGTCCAGAGGAAATAAGGCGCTGGTAGTTGTCAGTGGAAAATTTGGTGAACGCTGGGCAGAGCTATGTAAATGTTTTGGTATTGAGACCATTACGATTGATGTTGAAAACGGGAAGGCTGTAAATCCACAAGATATTGAGACTGCTCTCAATAAGACCCGTGGAATTAACGTAGTATTTACAACCCAATGTGAAACATCTACGGGTGTTGTCCACGATATAAAGTCTATTTCCCCTATCGTAAAAAAACACGGGGCCTTGCTCGTTGTCGATGCCATTACCGGAATCGGCGTCCATCAATTATTGATGGACGAATGGAATATCGATGTCGCTATTACCGGATCACAGAAAGGATGTATGATGCCGCCCGGCCTGGCCTTTGTTTGTGTTAACAACAGCGCCTGGAGTGTGATAGAAAAGGCCGATTTACCCAGATATTACTGGGATTTCAGGAAGATGAGAAAAGAGTTAAAAGACAAAACAACCCCTTTTACCCCTGCCGTTTCGCTGGTTATGGCTATGAAGGCAGCCCTGGATATGATCAAAAAGGAAGGGATTGAGAATGTATGGAAAAGACATGCCCGCCTTGCTCATGCCACGAGAGAAGGCGCAAAGGCGCTTGGGTTGGAACTCTTTGCCGGGGAATATGCAAGCAATGTATTGACTGCTATTAAGGCGCCAACAGGAATAGATGTTGATAAGATTATCAAAAAATTACGCGATGAAACGGGGGTAACCTTTACCGGCGGACAAGATGAATTAAAAGGGAAGATGATCCGTATCGGTCATATGGGTTATGTAAATGATTTCGATATTATTGTTGCCATTGCCGCCCTTGAAAAAGGACTTTATGAGGCAGGATATCCTGTGGAACCAGGTAAAGGATTATCGAAAGTGCAATCATTGCTGGTAAGCAAAAAATAACAATCCAGTTCGTCTCATCCACCCTGCTCCGTGGCTCTGTAATGAGTAGGGTGGACTAAGCGAAGCAAATCCGCCAAAGAGAAGCTATTCCTCTAGATTCATTAAATAATCCTTCATTGCTTCTGCTTGTTCCTGTGGTGTTCCCGGAATATAATCCTGGAACTCTCCCTCTCTGAAAAA includes these proteins:
- a CDS encoding aminotransferase, which translates into the protein MKKNYLFTPGPTMVPPEVALAEAQSMIHHRTPQFSQIFYEVSEDLKYLFQTKAGDVFTLMSSGTGAMEACVANVLSRGNKALVVVSGKFGERWAELCKCFGIETITIDVENGKAVNPQDIETALNKTRGINVVFTTQCETSTGVVHDIKSISPIVKKHGALLVVDAITGIGVHQLLMDEWNIDVAITGSQKGCMMPPGLAFVCVNNSAWSVIEKADLPRYYWDFRKMRKELKDKTTPFTPAVSLVMAMKAALDMIKKEGIENVWKRHARLAHATREGAKALGLELFAGEYASNVLTAIKAPTGIDVDKIIKKLRDETGVTFTGGQDELKGKMIRIGHMGYVNDFDIIVAIAALEKGLYEAGYPVEPGKGLSKVQSLLVSKK